From the genome of Bremerella sp. JC817:
TGCAGCCCAAGAACGTGATTCCAGGGCACTACAACACGTGGCCACCCATCGAACAAGATGCTGTCGAATGGGCTTCCAAGATTCGCCACGAAACAAACGCCACGCCGCATATCTTGAAGCCGGGCGAGACGTTCGTGATTGGTTAACTTGATTCCGCCAATGGCTCAGCGGCCTGCGAGTCAGGCCGCTTTCTCAGCTGGCGATTGCTGACCCTGTTCGATATGCGACAAGATATAGTCCGCACCCCGACTGGAAGCACCTTGGCCGACGACGCGCTGCTTTAAAGCTCGCAGCTGTTCGACCGTGTTCCGTGTCGATTCTGGTGCCTTCAACCAATTCGCAATTCGCTTGGCCATGTCGTCGCTGCGATTGCGATAGGTGAGGTACTCAGGGTAGACCACTTGCTCGGCCCCTTCGGCGTCGGGGTCGTAGGTGTAGTAGCCGTTCTCGTAAAACAAGTCGTTCCGCGAAAGCAGATTGACCAGCGTGATGTATTTCACCTTACGGAAATGGCTTTGCACCCAGTGGGCAAACCGGCTGATCTTGTAATGGATGACCGCTGGCTTCTCGTGATAAAGAAGTTCCAGCGAGACCGATCCGCTACAAGCCAGGCAGCAAGTCGCACTATGGATCAGCTCTGGCGTGAGATCGACATGCACTTCCGCTTCCACTCCGGAAGCCAGAACATGCTCGAAGGCCAACGCCGCGTGCTTGTCGCTAAAGGCCGCGATCGCGAAACGCACGCCAGGCACCTCGGCCCGAATCTTCTTGGCGGTTTCCAGGAAGATTGGGAGGTTCGAC
Proteins encoded in this window:
- the lpxB gene encoding lipid-A-disaccharide synthase, producing MEIFFSVGEPSGDLHGANLIRALKSRRPDIQCVGYGGPKMAEAGCQLHEDLTRWAIMWVLRVILNLHNFVGLLLRANRYFRDHKPDAVVLIDYPGFNWWIARRAKAHGIPVFYYGTPQLWAWAEWRVGKMRRLVDHALCKLPFEEPWYQERDCNATYVGHPYFDELENQHLDTDFVRQQSENPRPLVTLLPGSRSQEVTSNLPIFLETAKKIRAEVPGVRFAIAAFSDKHAALAFEHVLASGVEAEVHVDLTPELIHSATCCLACSGSVSLELLYHEKPAVIHYKISRFAHWVQSHFRKVKYITLVNLLSRNDLFYENGYYTYDPDAEGAEQVVYPEYLTYRNRSDDMAKRIANWLKAPESTRNTVEQLRALKQRVVGQGASSRGADYILSHIEQGQQSPAEKAA